From a region of the Thermomicrobium roseum DSM 5159 genome:
- a CDS encoding nucleotidyltransferase domain-containing protein — translation MSVRFLDRESVFAALREAAREAGRCPGVRAIYLFGSFASGIPTPRSDADLLVVIADGADRAAARACCEEVFQRLPVPVDLFVWSEAEVAASAASGRGLAANVLPRAIRLV, via the coding sequence GTGAGCGTGCGTTTCCTCGACCGTGAAAGCGTGTTCGCTGCCCTGCGGGAAGCGGCGCGCGAGGCTGGCCGCTGTCCTGGCGTGCGGGCGATCTACCTCTTCGGCTCCTTCGCCAGCGGTATCCCGACGCCGCGCAGCGATGCTGACCTTCTCGTGGTGATCGCCGACGGGGCGGATCGAGCAGCCGCGCGGGCATGCTGCGAGGAGGTTTTCCAGCGGTTGCCGGTGCCTGTCGATCTCTTCGTCTGGAGCGAAGCAGAAGTGGCAGCGAGTGCCGCGAGCGGTCGCGGCCTGGCTGCCAATGTGCTCCCGCGAGCGATCCGGCTCGTGTGA